Proteins co-encoded in one Candidatus Poribacteria bacterium genomic window:
- a CDS encoding tetratricopeptide repeat protein, which translates to MSRILSRSISLFLITSLLFFCSFTITIEARPLALGERLFTQGNYDAAVTEYKRFLFFHPDDERIGEVYHNIGLAYRGQGLWTEAITTLRIAVHHATDDASKSEYQLTLAVTLIAMQDYDLAQLELIKVTLRSPSALLYRRALLLRAVAYIYQFRWDEAREVLKNWGTDERLDELFDAAIHTPQKSGSVARILSTILPGAGQVYAGNWRGGLNALFLNGAAGFLTVDAALDGYYSDALLWGGLVFWRYYRGNTFRAGQAAEQFNQQRTREAADAILQRLQEIVDTP; encoded by the coding sequence GTGTCCAGGATTTTAAGTCGTTCTATATCTCTTTTCCTGATTACTTCACTTCTGTTTTTCTGCAGTTTTACGATAACAATAGAGGCGCGTCCACTGGCCCTTGGTGAACGCCTCTTCACACAGGGCAATTATGATGCTGCGGTTACTGAATATAAACGCTTTCTCTTTTTCCATCCAGATGATGAACGTATCGGGGAGGTGTATCACAACATCGGACTCGCCTACAGAGGACAAGGCTTATGGACGGAGGCAATCACTACCCTTCGGATAGCAGTACATCACGCTACAGATGACGCATCGAAATCGGAATATCAGTTGACACTCGCTGTAACGCTAATCGCCATGCAAGATTACGATCTTGCCCAATTGGAATTGATTAAGGTGACACTACGGAGTCCATCTGCGTTGCTTTACCGTAGGGCGTTATTGTTGAGAGCGGTTGCCTATATCTACCAGTTTCGATGGGATGAGGCACGGGAAGTCCTGAAAAACTGGGGGACTGACGAGAGGTTGGATGAACTTTTTGATGCAGCGATTCATACGCCACAAAAATCTGGCAGCGTCGCAAGGATATTATCGACAATCCTTCCTGGTGCTGGACAGGTCTATGCTGGCAATTGGCGAGGCGGTTTAAACGCATTGTTCCTAAATGGCGCAGCTGGCTTCCTCACAGTTGATGCAGCGTTGGATGGATACTATTCGGATGCGCTGTTATGGGGAGGACTTGTTTTCTGGCGTTACTACCGAGGAAACACCTTCCGCGCCGGACAGGCAGCGGAGCAGTTCAACCAACAACGCACGCGAGAGGCTGCCGATGCGATCTTACAAAGGCTTCAAGAAATTGTTGACACGCCCTAA
- a CDS encoding TRAP transporter fused permease subunit: MAQSETTGVTGFETQRTDLKPVYRWIFELGSVCLVLFYLYSAGFGSASEQYHIGFYLLVTYLLIGFLYRCRQTSPVHRPSVLDMGLVACSIFTIGYWIVEYPELATRAGNYNQLDIFVGAIAIVISFEVSRRTVGWALPIIAVIGILYALVGRSMPDAIAHKGFSMRRIVEHCFFNQAGVFGIMANVMATYVILFIFFGAFLEKSGVGQFFINLPMSIAGRSTGGAAKVSVMTSGFFGSVAGSAIANTVATGTFTIPLMKRTGFRPHIAGAVEASASVGGQFLPPVMGAGAFLIAERTGLPYSQIALLSIVPAVLYFLSVWVMVHCEAKKEGLERISAAETPKFLSLIKSGWFYLLPLITLIGMLIAGYTAYKAAFFAILVTIAVSYFRPETRLTPKRIWEAMVSGAKNSLAIGGAVGTIGIIVAVIDLTGLGRIFPELVLTVAGSNKAIAILFLAAASLVLGMGIPVTAAYLITSELAVPILTTPEMGISIIAAHLIIFWLSQDSNITPPVALGAYAGAAIARADPWKTGWACFKFAKLLYIMPLLFAYTHILFTDGTPLEYALSVVSAVVGTIVFSMVTMGYFVRKTHWYEWIVLAIAAFLAYIYNIWTFTIAIVLIVVVYILQKRSEV, from the coding sequence ATGGCACAATCAGAAACAACGGGCGTTACCGGTTTCGAGACGCAACGGACTGACTTGAAACCTGTATACAGATGGATTTTCGAGTTGGGCTCCGTCTGCCTTGTCCTTTTTTATCTTTATAGTGCAGGCTTTGGCAGTGCCAGTGAGCAATATCATATCGGCTTCTATCTCCTTGTGACCTACCTCCTCATTGGGTTTCTCTACCGATGCCGACAGACCTCCCCAGTCCACCGTCCATCTGTTTTAGACATGGGACTCGTCGCATGTAGCATCTTCACGATCGGATACTGGATCGTGGAATATCCCGAACTGGCAACCCGTGCGGGCAATTACAATCAACTCGATATTTTTGTGGGTGCTATCGCTATAGTAATTAGTTTTGAGGTAAGCCGCAGAACAGTCGGTTGGGCACTGCCTATCATTGCCGTCATTGGCATTCTATATGCCCTTGTGGGCCGCTCTATGCCTGATGCCATTGCGCACAAGGGTTTTTCGATGCGTCGAATTGTTGAGCACTGTTTTTTCAATCAGGCGGGTGTTTTCGGCATCATGGCAAATGTGATGGCGACGTACGTCATTCTCTTTATCTTCTTCGGAGCGTTTCTGGAGAAATCAGGGGTTGGACAATTCTTTATCAATCTACCGATGTCGATAGCCGGACGTTCAACAGGCGGTGCAGCAAAAGTCTCGGTTATGACTTCAGGTTTTTTCGGCTCTGTTGCGGGAAGCGCAATCGCAAACACAGTAGCCACCGGAACATTCACGATCCCATTAATGAAACGCACAGGATTCCGCCCGCATATCGCTGGTGCTGTTGAGGCTTCCGCTTCTGTAGGTGGGCAATTCTTACCGCCAGTGATGGGCGCGGGCGCGTTTCTGATAGCAGAACGAACAGGGTTGCCCTATAGCCAAATCGCGCTCTTATCTATCGTGCCAGCAGTTCTCTATTTCCTATCTGTCTGGGTGATGGTTCATTGTGAAGCGAAAAAAGAGGGACTCGAACGGATATCGGCAGCAGAAACACCTAAATTCTTATCTCTGATTAAAAGTGGGTGGTTTTACCTATTACCGTTGATTACGCTGATTGGGATGCTCATCGCAGGGTATACCGCCTATAAAGCAGCGTTCTTCGCGATACTCGTCACGATTGCGGTAAGCTACTTCCGTCCAGAGACCCGCTTAACACCAAAACGGATCTGGGAGGCGATGGTGAGTGGTGCAAAGAATTCGCTTGCGATTGGTGGCGCAGTCGGCACGATTGGTATCATCGTTGCCGTTATTGACTTGACGGGTTTGGGACGGATATTCCCGGAATTGGTGCTAACAGTCGCCGGAAGCAACAAGGCTATCGCAATACTATTCCTCGCCGCTGCTTCTTTAGTCCTCGGTATGGGGATCCCTGTCACCGCTGCCTATCTAATCACTTCTGAACTCGCAGTGCCGATCCTGACGACCCCTGAAATGGGCATATCCATCATTGCGGCACACCTGATTATCTTCTGGCTGAGTCAAGACTCAAACATCACACCGCCGGTCGCATTAGGTGCTTACGCTGGGGCCGCCATCGCACGTGCCGATCCATGGAAAACAGGATGGGCATGTTTCAAGTTCGCCAAACTGCTCTACATCATGCCCCTGCTATTTGCGTATACGCATATCCTATTCACAGACGGCACACCGCTTGAATACGCGTTGTCCGTGGTAAGTGCTGTTGTCGGGACGATTGTCTTCTCAATGGTTACAATGGGTTACTTCGTCCGAAAGACACACTGGTACGAGTGGATAGTGCTTGCGATTGCGGCGTTCCTTGCGTACATCTACAACATCTGGACGTTCACCATTGCGATTGTGCTCATTGTGGTTGTGTACATCCTTCAGAAACGTTCAGAAGTGTAG
- a CDS encoding Gfo/Idh/MocA family oxidoreductase produces MAIGLGVIGMNPTNMGSTATLLKDVPDLKYELRGICAKRADVLENYAKQIGVDFWTTDYRELVQREDISVIAIYSPDHLHAEHCVAAIEAGKHIICTKPMVTTLADAQQLVDLVREHKVKFLVGQTMRFDLQFLTMKRFFDDGDLGDIMMADAYYVHDMREVYAFTPWRLHEPQDLMFGGVVHPVDILRCLLGDVDEVHAYGTKGLLTPEYPIKNNFFLNLKFKSGQIARAMGLYDIVHPPMPMMQLSVFGSKGTIIGDFTDNEEGHVKLMLDKMSTGEPFEVTCPPETDTSVYGHGQTVIRYMRHFQQCLEEDLEPSPNVIDGAKSIAVGAAAWESIETGKPVKVFNEFV; encoded by the coding sequence ATGGCAATAGGATTGGGCGTTATTGGGATGAATCCGACGAATATGGGTTCAACGGCGACACTTTTAAAGGATGTACCGGACCTGAAATATGAACTCCGCGGTATCTGTGCAAAGCGGGCAGATGTTTTGGAAAACTATGCAAAGCAGATTGGTGTGGATTTTTGGACGACGGATTACCGGGAACTGGTGCAACGCGAGGATATTTCTGTTATCGCAATCTATTCTCCTGACCACTTGCATGCTGAACACTGTGTCGCGGCGATTGAAGCTGGGAAACATATCATTTGTACGAAACCGATGGTGACCACATTAGCCGATGCGCAACAGTTGGTAGATCTGGTACGCGAACACAAAGTCAAATTCCTCGTTGGGCAAACGATGCGGTTTGATCTCCAGTTTTTGACAATGAAACGGTTCTTTGACGATGGCGATTTAGGCGACATCATGATGGCGGATGCCTATTATGTTCACGACATGCGCGAGGTCTATGCGTTTACACCGTGGCGGCTCCATGAACCTCAAGATTTGATGTTCGGCGGTGTTGTGCATCCTGTTGACATATTGCGCTGTCTTCTCGGTGATGTAGATGAGGTACATGCCTACGGCACTAAAGGTCTACTCACGCCGGAATACCCGATAAAGAACAATTTCTTTCTTAACCTGAAATTTAAGAGCGGGCAGATTGCGAGAGCGATGGGGCTTTACGATATCGTCCATCCTCCGATGCCGATGATGCAGCTCTCCGTTTTCGGAAGTAAAGGAACAATAATTGGGGACTTTACGGACAACGAAGAAGGACACGTTAAGTTGATGCTCGATAAAATGTCCACCGGAGAGCCCTTTGAAGTGACATGTCCACCGGAGACAGATACAAGTGTTTATGGACACGGACAAACAGTGATCCGATATATGCGGCATTTTCAGCAGTGTCTGGAGGAAGATTTAGAACCCTCGCCGAATGTGATTGATGGTGCGAAGTCTATCGCCGTCGGTGCAGCAGCGTGGGAATCCATTGAGACGGGGAAACCTGTGAAGGTGTTCAACGAATTTGTGTAG